The following DNA comes from Lepidochelys kempii isolate rLepKem1 chromosome 9, rLepKem1.hap2, whole genome shotgun sequence.
AGTGAGCGCTGGCTTCAGCCATGCAGGGTGGGCACTGATTCCTGGCTCCAGCCATGCATTTCTGGGCTCCAGCATCCAACTCTGGTCTCTCGCTGTGCAGCGGCAGGCACTAGCCATGGGCGCTGAATGACAGTTCTGACTGTATGGCAGCGGGCTCCGATCCCTGGTTCCAGCCATGCAGTTCCTGTCCAAAGCTCTAGGTTCTGGCCACGGGcactgagccccagccctggctgcacggCAGCAGACACCAGGCCCTGGCTCTGGCCATGCAACAGTGGGGCTCATCACCCACCCCCATcgccccaggcccctgctgcctcccctggccCCGCATCCATCCCACCATCGCCTCCCCAACTAGGGCTTAATGGGTCCTGGGGCTTtctgagaaaagtgatattaacgaACATGGAAGTATCACTTCTgccagcagacttactagctatctgtgaaaagtgatacttccatgtttgttaatatcacttatcACTTTTCATAGCCTCCCAGGTAGCTACTAAGTATgctgtgatattaacaaatatacgaatatcacttttcacagcaagccCCAGGACCCACTAAGCTgtggatggagggtgggggggaggggttaaagGGGGAGATagcattatttttgttattgagtctgccaaaaaaccctacaaataCACATTATAATGATTTGGATGTGGATCTgtgcatatttaattgtttttcctaaagttaattaagtattttatgAAAAAAGTGTCCGCGCAGCCACCAGtgagagttggtggccgcactctgaggccaccaaaatttttgttgtgagaacccctggtctagatttCTCCCTCCTTGGTAGCTAGCAGCGGTCCAATGGGAAAGGGCCTAGTGATATTAGAAATAAGCTTTGCGGCTCAAGGGTGTAGGGAGAAGGAGAGCAGTGGCCCACTCTCAGTGGCTGCTCTCCATCGATATATGTCTGAAGTTTATTTCAGAAGACTTGGATTCCCACAATTTTCCAACATGTTCTGTATTCAGGCGTTCAGGCAAGTTTCAGCACTTCTTTGATCATCTTTCCAATACCATCATAGACCTCATGGACTGGGGCGTTGCACATGAAGGCACTGGTTGTCACCAGCTTGTTGTTCACATCCACATGAATCTCACCTACGTGTTTGTTCACGTGTTTGCAGCCAAGTTCCTTCATGGCCTCTGCAGTCTTTGCATAGGGCCACCTAAAGGAAGAAGTGAGAAAAAACCAGGTGCATGTAGGTGATCCTGACACAGAGAGATGCTGCCAAGGCCTTAGATGGAAAGGATCCTTTCTCATTAGGTGCCCCACAGCAGTAGCTAGGCGTCTGCCATTGCTAAATAAATACCCCTCAGGTAAGAGACTACTGTGTGAAAGACAGTGTGTACTGTGGCAGAGAAATTCCTCAGAAGTCAAGGAATTATGCAAACTTTATATGCTCCCTCTTCCTCACTAAAGTAATCAAAAAGTCTCAGTAAATTTAAACATTAAGACTTTAGCGTCCCATGGTAAAGCTACAGGAAGCCCCCCTCCCGCCATGTACCTGTACTGGGTTATTGACCAACTCTTCTCAAACAAGTTAACTCTCCCTCAAACAGCAGATAGCACAATAGATTTCCTGCCACTGGGATAATTCAGCCCCAGCTTTGAGGCCCTTTACTGCGATGTTCTCAGCCTGATTAGCAGAGGAGAAGAGGTGTTGTGGCAGTATGTACCATAAATGACACAATGAGCATTGTGAATCAATAGCCTGGTGTCTTTCCTACCCTTGGGTTGTGAGAGAGGTGGACTAGTGTGCTGCGTTGATCCTTCAGGATCAGATTTTGCACTAGGGCTCTGCGACACTTACTTCTCACATTCTTTGTCCTGTCCAACTGTCAGCTCGCATCCTGGGAAGATTTTGGCTGCCAGGACTGGGGAGATGCAGCACATGCCAATGGGTTTCTTGGCAGCATGGAATGCCTTCAAAGTGTCCTCCACAACTTTAGAGACCGTGCAGTTCTTCCCCTGTGTTGCCCAAGTACTGAGGTTCTTAGCCACTCCAAAACCACCTCAGAATAGGGAAACAGGTTAAAAATAGGTGATTGTTTgaatataggatttttttttgccaACTCAGCTATTTCACTAAAATGCTTAAGTGGACTTAGTGCAGTGTGGCATTTATCCATGGTCCAAACATATTTCAGTAAAACCTCAGCAAGCCACCACATCCTCTGAATACCTGCAGCTCCCTCTTAGGCCTGGCATAGCTAAGTCAGTTAGGagtattggaaaaaaaaaatcacactcctgaCAGATATAACAATGCcggcaaaaaaaagaaaagaaaagcagagacAGTTCCACCAGTTGACGAGTACCTTATTCAGTATCGCTTATTTAATTCAGGCAACTGGTATAAGCTGTCCTGGCACCAGAactcttttgccagtataaactgCATCACTGCTACATGGGTTTGCTGATATAGCTCGACTGGTGTAGTTATACTGGCAAACTAGTACAAACAAGGCTGTAAGCCTTACCTGCCAATTACCGGCCAATAGAAACTGCAAAGAATCCTCGTGGTCTCTAAACAGAGTTCATCTGGAGATGTATTAGTGCTTTCTTCACCAACCCATTCTCTTATTTTTCTAAAGTTATGGTGCAACATGTTGCCAAAATAGTTCTCCTAATTAAATCCTCATCTAAGGTCTGATCctgtgctcactgaagtcaacagccaCACTTCCATTAGTTACAACAGGTTCAGGAGTGATTGAGCTTTTCGTCATTTGCTCTTCCATTACCCCTCTGTGATTCTCCTGTCTGTGCTAATGGCTGTACCAGGTACATCTTGATGATATTGTCTACGAAAGTCAAGGAAAGAGAAGCATGGCAGGTACTGTGGTGGACCAGAAGTAGTGTGGCCCACAGACTAGAGCACtgagggggtcagcaaacatgtggacaagggggatccattggaaatagtgtacttagatttccagaaagcctttgacaaggtccctcaccaaagactcttacataaattaagttgtcaggGGACAAGAGGGATGATCCTTTCATGGAtggagaactggttaaaagacagggaacaaagggtaggaataaatggtaaattttcagaatggagaggggtaactagtggtgtacCCCAAGAGCCAGTCCTAGGAGCAatcctattcataaatgatcttgagaaaggggtaaacagtgaggtgacaaagtttgcagaagatactaaactgctcaagatagtcaagaccaaagcagactgtgaagaacttcaaaaagatctcacaaaactaagtgactgagcaacaaaatggcaaatgaaatttaatgtggataaatgtaaagtaatccacattggaa
Coding sequences within:
- the LOC140917563 gene encoding glutamine amidotransferase-like class 1 domain-containing protein 3, mitochondrial, with the translated sequence MCKKVAIVLSGCGVYDGSEIHESSAVLVHLSREGAQGEFFAPDVEQMHVVDHVKGQPTQEKRNVLVESARIARGNIKDLATLNVKELDALIIPGGFGVAKNLSTWATQGKNCTVSKVVEDTLKAFHAAKKPIGMCCISPVLAAKIFPGCELTVGQDKECEKWPYAKTAEAMKELGCKHVNKHVGEIHVDVNNKLVTTSAFMCNAPVHEVYDGIGKMIKEVLKLA